A single window of Methylacidimicrobium sp. AP8 DNA harbors:
- the sufU gene encoding Fe-S cluster assembly sulfur transfer protein SufU has product MELDELYREAILEHARHPRNFGDLESCDRSAAAKNVSCGDSVRLFLRLSPEGKIEAIRFNGSGCAISTASASLLTLAVHGKTAEEARALFAKVQRLLTGATTERDELPRDLAALAGVRRFPQRVGCAMLSWHALEDALRAGEKNSA; this is encoded by the coding sequence ATGGAACTCGACGAACTCTACCGGGAAGCGATCCTCGAGCACGCCCGGCACCCGCGGAACTTCGGCGACCTGGAAAGCTGCGACCGGTCGGCCGCCGCCAAGAACGTGAGCTGCGGGGATTCGGTCCGGCTTTTCCTCCGGCTCTCCCCCGAGGGAAAGATCGAGGCGATCCGCTTCAACGGGTCGGGCTGCGCGATCTCCACGGCCTCCGCTTCTCTCCTGACCCTGGCGGTTCACGGAAAGACGGCCGAAGAAGCCCGAGCGCTCTTTGCCAAGGTTCAGCGGCTGCTCACCGGCGCTACCACCGAGCGGGACGAGCTTCCGAGAGACCTGGCCGCCCTTGCCGGGGTGCGCCGCTTCCCCCAGCGGGTGGGCTGCGCCATGCTCTCTTGGCACGCGCTCGAGGACGCGCTCCGAGCGGGCGAAAAGAATTCGGCCTGA
- a CDS encoding TonB-dependent receptor, with translation MNIRRRFSPFSPFCLGLSWLLFTGHAVPASSEADPSTSDEGAPLPSASSKKAPPPLSPGSAGQPYSLPAVTVTGVGGEESVLPTARPDSSVYGVPIDVMDTPRNVVPISRGLAQSAGIGQFGFLDPLSTAMLAPAALTQINYGIASAPTIRGRNGLTLINGIEETLNNNSEQNIPWNYNMVESMDLVEGPSNAVYGATQVSGGYVNYITKQPYFDQFRGYLWDTMGMYQEYMWGADIGGPIDKDKKVAYRFSYMGQENGSYYQYQRNDQQNFYLALGYRPNESYTIDFFGDLGTYDYTPMWGMINRPTQSLIDNGLYLPGALSPMQATIGPVNNPGAATYLGSPVGISRRDVLFNPTDGGYGTTGLMQVIQKAQVNEDLQIVNNTFFWYHDDQWILHPIFYSESCRGDYEIDNRTECRLTFDLPAGAGDESEQTRAVLGELRLHNLVDAGVELHYQKNLDYNSDSFIVLNSYSLINQNPLLWNALLSKAFQSRIGNPKAPFGGEWPIPGAPPGYYFEPANLAAGTTDCRYAAVSPFYQHSLEISDKLSLQVGARATGYFVSAQTPPGTPAVLFTQLDTTQLTPLVTVGPVYRIFPWMSAYFDFNWGYVVNAADMGGFSPFFTANQFRLLNELYEGGFKFDLLRNRLFASVDAFSQYTYLNNRAGPATPSTVTGFEAGITYQPDRHFWAKLGYAYMHGTEDWTSVGHGPPMYQTYSTALALQQNLPLNNNGMFPAGIYNFLGFPDQVMSGMVTYRTDLGLGVTLGGLVMSEQSLGYDYAVKIPTQFVLNATLFYTTPRWEFRLYFYNFTNEPYWLAFGMGANGTRTFNYEDIVPGMPFWVQGTLVFKF, from the coding sequence ATGAATATCCGGCGCCGATTTTCGCCTTTCTCTCCTTTTTGCCTCGGTCTTTCATGGCTCCTCTTCACGGGTCATGCCGTACCCGCTTCCTCCGAGGCGGATCCTTCCACCTCCGACGAAGGGGCTCCGCTTCCCTCCGCCTCGAGCAAGAAGGCCCCGCCGCCGCTCTCTCCCGGGTCCGCCGGCCAACCGTACTCGCTCCCCGCGGTCACGGTGACCGGGGTGGGAGGCGAGGAAAGCGTTCTCCCGACTGCGCGGCCCGACTCCTCGGTCTACGGAGTCCCGATCGATGTCATGGACACCCCGCGGAACGTCGTTCCGATCTCCCGCGGACTCGCGCAATCGGCTGGGATCGGCCAATTCGGATTTTTGGATCCTCTTTCGACGGCCATGCTCGCTCCCGCGGCCCTTACCCAAATCAATTATGGAATCGCCAGCGCGCCCACCATCCGCGGCCGCAACGGCCTGACCCTGATCAACGGCATCGAGGAGACCCTCAACAACAACAGCGAGCAGAACATCCCCTGGAACTACAACATGGTCGAGTCGATGGACCTCGTCGAAGGGCCCTCCAACGCAGTTTATGGAGCCACGCAGGTTTCCGGAGGCTACGTCAACTACATCACCAAGCAGCCCTACTTCGACCAGTTCCGCGGGTATCTCTGGGATACGATGGGAATGTACCAGGAATACATGTGGGGGGCCGATATCGGGGGACCCATCGACAAGGACAAGAAGGTCGCCTACCGATTCAGCTACATGGGCCAGGAAAACGGCAGCTATTATCAGTACCAGCGGAACGACCAGCAGAACTTCTACCTGGCCTTAGGCTACCGCCCTAACGAATCCTACACGATCGACTTCTTCGGAGATCTGGGCACCTACGACTACACGCCCATGTGGGGAATGATCAACCGGCCGACCCAGTCGCTGATCGATAACGGCCTCTACCTTCCCGGAGCGCTCTCCCCCATGCAAGCCACCATCGGCCCGGTGAACAATCCGGGAGCCGCGACCTACCTCGGATCTCCCGTCGGGATCAGCCGCCGGGACGTGCTCTTCAACCCGACGGACGGCGGCTACGGGACAACAGGCCTCATGCAGGTGATTCAAAAGGCCCAAGTCAACGAGGATCTCCAGATCGTCAACAACACCTTTTTCTGGTACCACGATGACCAGTGGATTCTCCATCCGATCTTCTATAGCGAGTCCTGCCGCGGCGATTACGAGATCGATAACCGGACCGAGTGCCGGCTCACTTTCGATCTCCCGGCGGGCGCGGGAGACGAATCGGAGCAAACCAGGGCCGTGCTGGGAGAGCTACGCCTCCACAACCTCGTCGATGCCGGGGTCGAGCTTCACTATCAGAAAAACTTAGACTACAACTCCGACTCCTTCATCGTCCTAAACAGCTACAGCCTGATCAATCAGAATCCCCTCCTCTGGAACGCTCTTCTCTCCAAGGCGTTCCAATCCAGGATCGGCAATCCCAAGGCTCCCTTCGGAGGGGAGTGGCCGATCCCCGGCGCCCCGCCCGGCTACTACTTCGAGCCCGCCAATCTCGCAGCCGGAACCACCGATTGCCGCTACGCGGCGGTTTCGCCCTTCTACCAGCACTCGCTCGAGATTTCGGACAAGCTCTCCCTCCAGGTCGGCGCCCGAGCCACCGGCTACTTCGTTTCCGCCCAGACTCCTCCGGGGACCCCGGCGGTGCTCTTCACGCAACTTGACACCACCCAATTGACGCCGCTGGTGACGGTCGGTCCGGTCTACCGGATCTTCCCCTGGATGAGCGCCTACTTCGACTTCAACTGGGGCTACGTCGTCAACGCCGCAGACATGGGGGGGTTTTCTCCTTTTTTCACCGCCAACCAATTCCGGCTGCTCAACGAACTCTACGAAGGGGGATTCAAGTTCGACCTACTCCGGAACAGGCTCTTCGCTTCGGTCGACGCCTTCTCGCAATACACCTATCTCAACAATCGCGCCGGTCCCGCCACGCCGTCCACCGTCACCGGCTTCGAAGCCGGCATCACCTACCAGCCTGACCGCCATTTCTGGGCGAAGCTCGGCTATGCCTACATGCACGGCACGGAGGATTGGACCTCGGTCGGCCATGGACCGCCCATGTACCAGACCTACTCGACCGCGCTCGCCCTGCAGCAGAACCTCCCCCTTAACAATAACGGCATGTTCCCGGCGGGAATCTACAACTTCCTCGGATTTCCCGACCAGGTCATGAGCGGCATGGTCACCTATCGAACCGACCTCGGCTTGGGAGTTACCCTCGGCGGCCTCGTCATGAGCGAGCAATCCTTGGGCTACGACTACGCGGTAAAGATTCCCACTCAGTTCGTGCTCAACGCGACTCTATTCTATACTACCCCCCGTTGGGAATTCCGCCTCTACTTCTATAACTTCACGAACGAGCCCTACTGGCTTGCCTTCGGCATGGGCGCCAACGGCACCCGGACCTTCAACTATGAAGACATCGTCCCCGGCATGCCGTTCTGGGTCCAAGGCACCTTGGTGTTCAAGTTCTAA
- a CDS encoding IS1634 family transposase yields the protein MANGWPIAHHVFQGNRHDSETVLPIVADLEKRFGLRRIVFVGDRGMVSTANLGFLWSQGHGFLFGLRRRRSPEVLEYVRKAQSGSWQPCSPEEKDRVCEVEGALPGQRIFVVESAERLAYEQAMRERDVTKTREELGKLAKRIEKGELRNREEIGSCVARILSLHRGHRYFRWSLRAGKLQVSEEPVETEKLLEGKYVILTEEKDLSPLEAVRAYKELSEVERAFRKLKDVLELRPIYHHNPKRVRAHVFVAALAFLLDRLLEKKLKAANLPFSSEQAWAALRTIHLVDFSFGSEKRRGVTAGNHQARQILSALRISAREP from the coding sequence ATGGCCAATGGCTGGCCGATTGCCCACCATGTCTTCCAGGGCAATCGGCACGATTCGGAAACAGTTCTGCCGATCGTCGCCGATTTGGAGAAACGCTTCGGGTTGCGTCGGATCGTCTTCGTCGGGGACCGGGGGATGGTGAGCACGGCCAACTTGGGCTTCCTGTGGAGCCAGGGGCATGGGTTTTTGTTCGGCTTACGCCGACGAAGGAGCCCGGAGGTCTTGGAGTATGTCCGCAAGGCCCAGAGCGGTTCCTGGCAGCCCTGCTCTCCGGAGGAAAAGGATCGGGTCTGCGAAGTCGAGGGAGCGCTTCCCGGGCAGCGGATCTTCGTGGTCGAAAGCGCCGAGCGGCTGGCCTACGAGCAGGCCATGCGGGAGAGGGATGTCACGAAGACCCGGGAAGAGTTGGGCAAACTCGCCAAGCGTATCGAAAAAGGAGAGCTTCGGAATCGGGAAGAGATCGGCAGCTGCGTCGCCCGAATCCTCTCTCTCCATCGCGGCCACCGCTACTTCCGCTGGAGTCTGCGGGCAGGCAAGCTCCAAGTGTCCGAAGAGCCGGTGGAGACCGAAAAGCTTCTGGAGGGGAAGTACGTGATCCTCACCGAGGAAAAGGATCTCTCCCCGCTCGAGGCGGTCCGGGCCTACAAGGAGCTCTCCGAGGTGGAAAGAGCCTTCCGGAAGCTCAAGGACGTCCTGGAGCTTCGTCCGATCTACCACCACAATCCCAAACGGGTGCGGGCGCACGTCTTCGTCGCCGCCTTGGCCTTCCTGCTCGACCGGCTCCTGGAGAAGAAACTCAAGGCGGCCAATCTACCCTTCTCCAGCGAGCAAGCTTGGGCTGCCCTCCGAACCATCCATCTGGTGGATTTCTCCTTCGGAAGCGAAAAACGTCGCGGGGTCACCGCCGGGAATCATCAGGCCCGGCAAATCCTCTCCGCCTTACGCATCTCTGCCCGGGAGCCGTAG
- a CDS encoding ISL3 family transposase has protein sequence MALQLGPEWKVTRSELSAVEAQELVAVQDRAGGGGSTGGLSGARSAVGGSSLARPGGGFTLMMEAVILMLSQEMPVSQVAEMLKEQDTRLWRILEHYVEKAYRKEDWSGVKRILVDETSSKRGHRYLTAVTDADSRKLLFLAEGKGKETLEAFAKEMREHGADPEQIERICMDMSPSYISGAKEHFPRAQIVFDRFQLMQMAREAVDRVRKEFVRQGLLPKGSLWALRGNEWTRSREQKSLRASLCAAYPRLGRAIGLREALQEILAQEDPQELRRWLQWADRSRLAPFRKLSKTIKEHMDGVLAFLQSRVTNGLIEAKGGLIQLAKRMARGFRSFRCLRIAAFLKAGPCLVKSGLFDDGSRVGEGNFAKR, from the coding sequence ATGGCCTTACAGTTGGGTCCGGAATGGAAGGTGACTCGAAGCGAACTGTCTGCGGTGGAGGCACAGGAACTTGTGGCAGTACAAGACCGAGCTGGTGGCGGGGGTTCCACGGGTGGACTGTCCGGAGCACGGAGTGCGGTTGGCGGAAGTTCCCTGGCCAGACCGGGGGGCGGGTTTACCCTGATGATGGAGGCGGTCATCCTGATGCTTTCCCAGGAGATGCCGGTTTCGCAGGTGGCCGAGATGCTCAAGGAGCAGGACACCCGGCTGTGGAGAATCTTGGAGCACTACGTGGAAAAGGCCTACCGGAAGGAGGACTGGAGCGGGGTGAAGCGGATCTTGGTCGACGAGACCAGCAGCAAGCGGGGTCACCGCTACCTGACCGCGGTGACCGACGCGGACAGCCGGAAGCTCCTCTTCCTGGCGGAGGGCAAAGGGAAGGAGACCTTGGAGGCATTTGCCAAGGAGATGCGGGAGCATGGAGCGGATCCCGAGCAGATCGAGCGGATCTGCATGGACATGAGCCCCTCCTACATTTCCGGAGCCAAGGAGCACTTCCCCAGGGCGCAGATCGTCTTTGACCGCTTCCAGCTCATGCAGATGGCGAGGGAGGCGGTCGACCGGGTGCGCAAGGAGTTCGTGCGTCAGGGGCTGCTGCCGAAGGGAAGCCTCTGGGCACTGCGAGGCAACGAATGGACGCGAAGCAGGGAGCAGAAGAGTCTGCGTGCTTCTCTTTGTGCGGCCTACCCCCGACTGGGAAGAGCCATTGGGTTGCGGGAGGCTCTGCAAGAGATCCTCGCCCAAGAGGATCCCCAAGAGCTCCGCCGGTGGCTCCAGTGGGCCGACCGCAGCCGGCTTGCTCCCTTCCGAAAGCTTTCCAAGACGATCAAAGAGCACATGGATGGCGTCCTTGCTTTCCTCCAGAGCCGGGTGACCAATGGTCTCATCGAGGCGAAAGGCGGCCTTATCCAGCTCGCCAAAAGGATGGCCAGAGGCTTCCGAAGCTTCCGGTGCTTGCGGATCGCCGCTTTCCTCAAAGCCGGCCCATGTTTGGTGAAAAGCGGCCTTTTTGACGACGGCTCCAGGGTTGGGGAAGGAAATTTTGCAAAAAGGTAG